From the genome of Halobellus litoreus, one region includes:
- a CDS encoding glutamate--cysteine ligase has protein sequence MELGSADAFDRMGTLGVEEEFYIVDERGRPTSGISDLVYDSPPTGILEDRIDHELFQFTIETQTPLIEDVGGVEEVIRDVRAALVDHAAEHGYRIAASGLHPTAEWYELDHATKPRYTSQLDRIQYPQHRNTTSGLHVHVGVDDADKATWIANELRWYLPPLLSLSANSPFWCGFDTGLSSARAKIFEALPNTGMPTHFADFEAYRRFERRMVELGSIEDRGELWYDVRPHTGHGTVEIRTPDAQTDPAATAAFVEYVHALVADLAARYEDGESGTDVRRELLDANKWHAVRYGRDASFITPEAEDTITLEEFVAAETDRLATDALRRLLDAEGGTARQRRLHRESGFDALCESLCLA, from the coding sequence ATGGAGCTAGGGTCGGCGGACGCCTTCGACCGAATGGGTACGCTCGGCGTCGAAGAGGAGTTCTACATCGTCGACGAGCGGGGCCGCCCGACGTCGGGCATCTCTGATCTCGTCTACGACTCCCCACCGACGGGGATACTCGAAGACCGAATCGATCACGAACTGTTCCAGTTCACGATCGAGACGCAGACGCCGCTGATCGAGGACGTCGGCGGCGTCGAAGAGGTGATCCGTGACGTTCGCGCGGCCCTCGTCGACCACGCCGCCGAGCACGGCTACCGGATCGCGGCGTCCGGTCTCCACCCGACGGCGGAGTGGTACGAACTCGATCACGCGACGAAGCCGCGGTACACATCGCAACTGGACCGGATTCAGTACCCACAGCACCGGAACACGACGTCCGGCCTCCACGTCCACGTGGGCGTCGACGACGCCGACAAGGCGACCTGGATCGCGAACGAGCTCCGATGGTACCTCCCGCCTCTGCTCTCGCTGTCCGCGAACTCTCCGTTCTGGTGCGGGTTCGACACCGGCCTGTCGTCCGCTCGCGCGAAGATTTTCGAGGCGCTGCCCAACACCGGGATGCCGACGCACTTCGCGGACTTCGAGGCGTACCGGCGGTTCGAGCGCCGGATGGTCGAACTCGGCTCGATCGAGGACCGCGGCGAGCTCTGGTACGACGTCCGACCGCACACGGGTCACGGCACGGTAGAGATTCGGACGCCCGACGCCCAGACCGATCCGGCCGCCACCGCCGCCTTCGTGGAGTACGTGCACGCTCTGGTCGCGGACCTCGCGGCGCGCTACGAGGACGGTGAGTCGGGGACGGACGTCCGGCGGGAGCTCCTCGACGCGAACAAGTGGCACGCGGTGCGATACGGCCGCGACGCGTCGTTCATCACGCCCGAGGCCGAGGACACGATCACGCTCGAGGAGTTCGTCGCCGCCGAGACCGACCGGCTCGCCACCGACGCACTGCGGCGACTGCTCGACGCCGAGGGCGGGACGGCGCGGCAGCGGCGACTCCACCGCGAATCCGGGTTCGACGCGCTCTGTGAGTCCCTCTGTCTGGCGTGA
- a CDS encoding fibrillarin-like rRNA/tRNA 2'-O-methyltransferase, with amino-acid sequence MSPTLPRGVERRRFDGRERLATRGEPVYGEPQDAGGWRAWDAGRSKLGAMLELGVDVGLDGGGGVLYLGAASGTTVSHVADFAGPTYAVEFAPRPTRDLLSVAESRPNLFPLLKDARDPATYAHVVESDLDCIVQDVATRGQATVALRNRRFLAPDGRLLAAIKARSEDVLDDPETVFENVLAELRSGYEILETRRLDRFHDDHLAVVAEPRDDGDDGV; translated from the coding sequence ATGAGCCCCACGCTCCCCCGAGGCGTCGAACGCCGTCGCTTCGACGGTCGGGAGCGACTCGCCACCCGCGGCGAGCCGGTGTACGGCGAGCCGCAGGACGCCGGCGGGTGGCGGGCGTGGGACGCCGGGCGTTCGAAACTCGGCGCGATGCTGGAGCTCGGAGTCGACGTGGGTCTCGACGGGGGAGGCGGAGTGCTCTATCTGGGCGCGGCCTCGGGGACGACCGTCTCGCACGTCGCGGACTTCGCCGGACCGACGTACGCCGTCGAGTTCGCGCCACGACCGACGCGCGACCTCCTCTCAGTCGCGGAGTCGCGCCCGAACCTCTTCCCGCTCCTGAAGGACGCTCGGGATCCCGCGACGTACGCCCACGTCGTCGAATCCGACCTCGACTGCATCGTCCAGGACGTCGCGACCCGGGGGCAGGCCACCGTCGCGCTCCGCAACCGGCGGTTTCTCGCGCCAGACGGTCGGCTGCTCGCGGCGATCAAAGCGCGGAGCGAAGACGTCCTCGACGACCCCGAGACGGTGTTCGAGAACGTGCTCGCGGAACTCCGTTCGGGCTACGAGATCCTCGAGACCCGACGGCTGGACCGCTTCCACGACGATCACCTCGCGGTCGTCGCCGAACCGCGCGACGACGGCGACGATGGAGTCTGA
- a CDS encoding NOP5/NOP56 family protein — translation MSGSNPEHTGWFTDLDPGDLDAAATAISEGEADRPQNWPEQAIRSGFATDEDDYYDALHEATVHATREAVTARETSSDTQLRHSIRAMDDAERTANELAERLAEWAGSLAEDSGRDGVDRSTENLGGVDGARAVAEWTPQSPAEERVVSLAERIVDLDDERAELRSFVESHAPEVAPNLAAMAGPVLAARLLSLAGGLESLAKKPAGTVQVLGAEDALFAHLRGRGSSPKHGVIFTHEYVRGTHPENRGSAARALAGKLAIAARIDHYSGEYKQSVHDDLDERMTTIREREVGE, via the coding sequence ATGAGCGGCTCGAATCCCGAACACACGGGATGGTTCACAGACCTCGATCCGGGCGACCTCGACGCGGCAGCGACTGCCATCTCCGAGGGGGAAGCCGACCGGCCCCAGAATTGGCCAGAACAAGCCATCCGGTCGGGCTTCGCAACCGACGAGGACGACTACTACGACGCCTTACACGAGGCGACAGTCCACGCGACGCGCGAGGCTGTGACGGCCCGCGAAACCTCGTCGGACACGCAGCTTCGACACAGTATTCGGGCGATGGACGACGCCGAACGAACCGCGAACGAACTCGCCGAGCGACTCGCCGAGTGGGCCGGTTCGCTCGCAGAGGACTCCGGGCGAGACGGCGTCGATCGGTCCACCGAGAACCTCGGCGGCGTCGACGGCGCTCGCGCGGTGGCCGAGTGGACGCCGCAGTCGCCCGCCGAAGAGCGGGTCGTCTCGCTCGCGGAGCGGATCGTCGACCTCGACGACGAGCGCGCGGAACTCCGTTCGTTCGTCGAATCACACGCGCCGGAAGTGGCTCCGAACCTCGCCGCGATGGCCGGTCCGGTCCTCGCCGCTCGCTTGCTCTCGTTGGCGGGCGGGCTGGAGTCGCTGGCCAAGAAGCCCGCCGGGACGGTGCAGGTGCTGGGCGCCGAGGACGCGCTCTTCGCACACCTGCGGGGTCGGGGGTCCTCGCCGAAGCACGGCGTCATCTTCACGCACGAGTACGTCCGCGGCACCCACCCCGAGAACCGCGGATCGGCCGCGCGGGCGCTGGCGGGGAAGCTCGCGATCGCGGCCCGAATCGACCACTACTCGGGCGAGTACAAGCAGTCCGTTCACGACGACCTCGACGAGCGAATGACGACGATCCGCGAGCGGGAGGTGGGCGAATGA